Proteins from one Coregonus clupeaformis isolate EN_2021a chromosome 29, ASM2061545v1, whole genome shotgun sequence genomic window:
- the LOC121544806 gene encoding leucine-rich repeat and immunoglobulin-like domain-containing nogo receptor-interacting protein 2, producing the protein MWRSALYHCHPLLGGALLLLLASCALGCPARCDCSAQSKSVSCHRKRLSTIPEGIPIETRLLNLSKNKLRSITPDNFSSFLQLEDLDLSDNQIGVVEPGSFKFQLSLRSLNFHSNLLQLVPAGVLSGLANLTSLDLSHNRLVVLLDHGFQDLRRLMSLEVGDNELVFISQRAFTGLLGLQSLTLERCNLTVVPTDALGHLHSLVELRLRHLGISTMKPYSFKRLPRLRHLEIDYWPWLEVLPALSLHGLNLTTLSVTNTNLSSFPGPALRNLPYLTHLNLSFCHIQHIQQGVLDQLPRLQELHLRGAQLVYIEPLAFLGLPALRMLDVSHNQLDSVERAVFKSPDSLQTLLMGGNPLVCDCRLLWLLSGRKPPLLQLPDPQPECSAPERLRGKPLLDLKEPLVTRYVICTKPRIGPNTTQLLLADEGKPVRLNCIADGAPRPSMAWVTPHRRYVTAKSTGRVTVHTDGTLEIKAAELHDSGVYLCVASNAAGNASLSASLAVKSLGISDRSLYDNKIGLLADSNGTWANGTVLYNMTNPIDLKTIIISTAMGCLSFLGVVIFCFLLLFAWSRGKGRHKSNFDIEYVPRKSNGTAAEATETSGPRRVNMKMI; encoded by the coding sequence ATGTGGCGCTCCGCCCTTTACCACTGCCACCCTCTACTGGGTGGGGCTCTGCTGCTCCTGCTGGCTAGCTGCGCCCTGGGCTGCCCCGCCCGCTGCGACTGCTCCGCCCAGAGCAAGTCAGTCAGCTGCCACCGCAAGCGCCTGTCCACCATCCCTGAGGGCATCCCCATCGAGACCCGGCTTCTGAACCTGAGCAAGAACAAGCTGCGGAGCATCACCCCAGACAACTTCTCCTCCTTCCTACAGCTGGAGGATCTGGACCTCAGCGATAACCAGATTGGCGTGGTCGAACCGGGCTCCTTCAAATTTCAGCTCTCCCTACGCTCGCTGAACTTCCACAGCAACCTCCTCCAGCTGGTTCCTGCCGGCGTGCTCTCAGGCCTGGCCAACCTCACTAGTCTGGACCTCAGCCACAACCGTCTAGTGGTGCTGCTGGACCACGGCTTCCAGGACCTTCGGAGGCTGATGTCCCTGGAGGTAGGCGACAATGAGCTGGTGTTCATCTCCCAGAGGGCCTTCACCGGCCTGCTGGGCCTACAGAGCCTCACCCTGGAGCGCTGCAACCTGACTGTGGTGCCCACCGACGCCCTGGGGCACCTGCACAGCCTGGTGGAGCTCCGCCTGCGCCACCTGGGCATCAGCACCATGAAGCCCTATTCCTTCAAGAGACTTCCCCGCCTTCGCCACCTGGAGATCGACTACTGGCCCTGGTTGGAAGTCTTACCCGCTCTGTCACTACACGGCCTCAACCTCACCACGCTCTCTGTCACCAATACCAACCTGTCTTCCTTCCCCGGCCCTGCTCTACGCAACCTGCCCTACCTCACGCACCTCAACCTGTCCTTCTGCCACATCCAGCACATCCAGCAAGGGGTGCTAGACCAGCTTCCGCGACTGCAGGAGTTGCACCTGCGAGGGGCTCAGCTGGTTTACATTGAACCCCTGGCCTTCCTGGGCCTCCCAGCACTGCGTATGTTGGACGTGTCCCACAACCAGCTGGACTCTGTGGAGCGAGCTGTGTTCAAGTCCCCTGACAGCTTGCAGACGCTGCTCATGGGGGGGAACCCTCTGGTGTGCGACTGCCGGCTCCTATGGCTACTGAGTGGCCGGAAGCCACCCTTGCTGCAGCTCCCTGACCCCCAGCCCGAGTGCAGTGCCCCTGAGCGCCTCCGTGGGAAACCCCTGCTGGACCTCAAGGAGCCGCTGGTGACACGGTATGTGATCTGCACCAAGCCCCGGATTGGGCCCAACACCACCCAGCTGCTGCTGGCAGACGAGGGGAAGCCTGTCCGGCTCAACTGCATTGCAGACGGGGCTCCTCGGCCCTCCATGGCCTGGGTGACGCCACACAGACGGTATGTCACAGCCAAGAGCACCGGTAGGGTGACGGTCCATACCGACGGAACCCTGGAGATCAAAGCTGCGGAGCTGCACGATAGCGGCGTGTACCTGTGTGTGGCCAGCAACGCGGCGGGCAACGCCAGCCTGTCGGCCTCACTGGCGGTGAAGAGTCTGGGCATCAGCGACAGATCACTCTACGACAACAAGATCGGACTCCTGGCAGACTCCAACGGGACCTGGGCCAACGGGACCGTCCTGTACAATATGACAAACCCCATAGACCTGAAGACCATCATCATCTCCACAGCAATGGGCTGCCTGTCCTTCCTGGGCGTGGTCATCTTCTGTTTCCTGCTCCTGTTTGCATGGAGTCGTGGGAAGGGAAGGCACAAGAGCAACTTTGACATCGAGTACGTTCCCCGTAAATCGAACGGGACAGCAGCGGAGGCAACTGAGACAAGCGGGCCCAGACGAGTCAACATGAAAATGATTTAA